Proteins from a single region of Nomia melanderi isolate GNS246 chromosome 11, iyNomMela1, whole genome shotgun sequence:
- the osp gene encoding myosin phosphatase Rho interacting protein outspread isoform X6, with the protein MSAGTAGVRGTGAECRKFAPNIFNKSKCSSCFKQKEEHSAEALECNRATRKISKCGYLFVAPGWDFSNPLNRTKRWQRRWFVLYDDGELTYSVDEHPETVPQARIDMTRVLEVAAAEDITGHPYSLAVTSPEGVTFVKGTCREETRWWADVLQVYSRNKGRHKRNATFPGGQTTILQVTPTIRSNTPNPPRPRFNSCRSEPRSNTWIPESSVPADLCSSVFSSSTSLVTSSVATTSSNTVLSNGNSETGNDHRNNSVSPLRTSAPLENGSSSYLSAVPSTSSMNGTVSSTVYSTASSSVPSTTSSSLTEKPPIVPNEGRSSYKDQPASSASPPTRDKLRAEDKARRRMNQHGERASTGPACSNEKLDDDACRRILLEHEREREGKLRDIAASLTQPRVRRIKPRTSEPTRDVVDAANAAYQDKLIRGDPDGCGLDISGIRYSPTSELRVDLPAEDLLNIKKGWLMKQGLNKEWNKHWFVLRGCGLMYYRDPCAEDKGIMDGVIDLNTVTAVTPLQVARNYGFQTVAWDDRGSNVLSAVTAGIRASWMSAIRRAANLPDPDSNTDSMSVCQDGQQENTPQSPTTSITDRERDSVVPSTSVTPRSVLFSSDEEYRTASEGGRRESGDWSEVPVSPPLVRNGDWSGALKGSSWSDSANHEWSELPPSPPLTRTALSRVKARSRSSSRSRVYKRSRSSPPSSRRSTLDSVRSEDLMMACCELGEDEEQTNGHMQSNSCLSSANDSPLIVELLENQVSLLRDQLDQNQSNHPSTLLVIIERQENEIESLKSQLNAARTDVANAEKELSRLRQQKAEASIREKQVDELLNTIQRTEQQRNKDLEDLEKMKKMYTRDKEMLECKLLETEAILRETSERCEMLTKELASSHRTVEHLQSEITSLSDRLSQGIEENERLYTKVRELEEKGGLSASRERGRSFDSLSDLTNIELDLDLNSLDKERIMEEYDELRSRFEKAILEIRAMRKELREAHAMQDALELEIFAHKQDAASVSETNQAQVQLMAARIQDLTNKLAASEKQVRTLKQKLTKAEARDKRRSLSLKGRESFQISQEMEDKLLDLENKICAIERGKTISSSGSKESSPNPKKEKRTKNLDRTRLRRKSLDSATSSEPMKVLIRLSTLETKVANVTESMASDAEKDSSECSEVSASSTSEVSLEIIARLRKLERVVSKSKRRLEKCLGSTQAEDKAEKCLREVNDILDSCLECKKSQASAQATESVGVVVSRLETILKDKLSELAARRQALAQNGQLDEREKTKLIAERVAFEFVVLRQIRCAIGRTFERSAVLSELVETSQLASSLMRKIHGTKPKTYQNTSYIQYLTKVLANKLVLVGGVTATETSKEVTAARGESLSFLLQKQREVNEIVRRYKETKLRQLAEALAVETLSMSEQEDLGKTVSNSNKKLLEDRRIREAWALAQETVSKELVQSEVSHVIMRCGQMYEQNITSITDTCLTLEPADSIAMESWIDAAQARLRQEVEVSTRELSEAYEDCLRQMKKNKTSVESKYESRQLLNDYADVIAHKALIDARIGLLQENARSVNTFSGETFVSSLIRNDELLSSLLGDDRELQGSNPILDAEYSYLYQQFSKECEERVSGKRGSKDQLKNVSQSLLYLEEDLIDLAKKVRDKDGEKVGCWSPKSTASDWSSVCEKCSQLREHIKRLRDYMNSVACKQCDQLQETIERITADHHEELETLKRNQERDLMDIKGELDNQRQSLTSQYEQEAASLREKARKLEHRLNAMDSEHSAHVNELRAAYQRSMSAELDTDAETRKRYKEEIKQLRALCEKGLLAMENSHRRIISEMEEKHRQELENLRVEKEQALSEETQATLAALDAMRKAHEHEVQKEIAKFKQEFIKQMQAREDIGVLHKEHEEEMEEIKQEILSLSAKYSSKCVESAALEEKVGSLTKQLTQAQQHIMQLDARNKQLRAHLVLETNDTGINDTMQMLRGRENEIAEPREEIHRLQQLKVAQQRCESAALAPGGRTASKVKSSANRRHSASVPTILARPASPRNPQLSPLQS; encoded by the exons GGCCGGCACAAGCGGAACGCCACGTTCCCCGGCGGACAGACGACCATTCTTCAGGTCACGCCGACGATCAGAA GTAACACGCCAAATCCTCCACGTCCGCGTTTCAACAGCTGCCGCTCAGAACCGCGCAGCAACACGTGGATCCCGGAATCCAGCGTCCCGGCGGACCTCTGCTCGTCCGTGTTCTCGTCCTCGACATCGTTAGTGACCAGCAGTGTCGCGACCACCTCCAGCAACACCGTGTTAAGCAACGGGAACTCGGAAACGGGCAACGATCATCGGAACAACTCGGTGTCGCCTTTGAGGACCAGCGCTCCTTTGGAGAACGGAAGCTCCAGCTACCTGTCGGCGGTTCCGTCGACGTCCTCGATGAACGGGACAGTGTCCAGCACGGTCTACTCCACCGCGTCGAGCAGCGTGCCGTCGACGACCAGCTCGTCGCTGACGGAGAAGCCGCCGATCGTGCCCAACGAGGGCAGGTCCAGCTACAAGGATCAGCCGGCCAGCAGCGCGTCGCCGCCGACCAGGGATAAGCTGAGAGCCGAAGACAAGGCCAGACGCAGGATGAATCAGCACGGGGAACGGGCAAGCACCGGACCGGCCTGTTCCAACGAGAAACTAG ACGACGACGCCTGTCGGAGAATATTATTGGAGcacgagagggagagggagggcAAGCTGCGTGACATAGCAGCTTCGTTGACCCAGCCACGCGTGCGGAGGATCAAACCGAGAACATCCGAGCCAACCAGGGACGTCGTGGACGCGGCGAACGCTGCCTACCAGGATAAGTTG ATCAGAGGAGACCCCGACGGATGCGGCCTAGACATCTCGGGCATCAGATATTCCCCTACGTCGGAGCTGCGAGTCGATCTACCCGCGGAGGATCTGTTGAACATCAAGAAAGGCTGGCTGATGAAGCAGGGCCTCAATAAG GAATGGAACAAGCACTGGTTCGTACTGCGCGGCTGCGGCCTCATGTACTACCGAGATCCCTGCGCGGAAGATAAGGGTATCATGGACGGCGTCATAGATCTGAATACCGTTACCGCCGTCACGCCCCTTCAAGTCGCAAGAAATTATGGATTCCAGACTGTG GCTTGGGACGATCGAGGGTCCAACGTGCTGTCTGCGGTCACCGCCGGGATCCGGGCCAGTTGGATGTCTGCTATCAGGAGGGCCGCTAATTTACCTGATCCCGATAGCAACACGGATTCTATGTCGGTTTGCCAGGATGGACAGCAGGAAAACACTCCGCAGTCGCCTACCAC GTCCATCACGGATCGCGAGAGGGACTCAGTAGTGCCCTCCACGTCGGTAACTCCGAGATCAGTCCTCTTCTCCTCGGACGAGGAATACAGGACTGCATCGGAGGGTGGTAGAAGAGAGTCTGGCGACTGGTCGGAAGTGCCCGTGTCGCCGCCCCTGGTCAGAAACGGCGACTGGTCGGGTGCGCTGAAGGGTTCGAGTTGGTCGGACTCGGCGAACCACGAATGGTCCGAGCTGCCACCGTCACCGCCTCTGACGAGAACAGCTCTGTCCCGAGTGAAGGCGCGATCGAGGTCGAGCTCCAGGTCCAGGGTGTACAAGAGGAGCCGCAGCTCGCCGCCGAGTTCTAGAAGAAGCACCCTGGACAGCGTAAGGTCCGAGGATCTTATGATGGCTTGCTGCGAACTCGGCGAGGACGAGGAGCAAACGAATGGGCACATGCAGAGCAACAGCTGCTTGTCTAGCGCCAATGATAGCCCTTTGATAGTCGAGCTCCTGGAGAACCAG GTGTCCCTGTTGCGCGATCAGCTGGACCAGAATCAGTCGAATCACCCAAGTACGCTACTAGTCATTATCGAGCGTCAGGAGAACGAGATCGAGAGCTTGAAGTCTCAGCTGAACGCCGCGAGGACCGACGTCGCGAACGCCGAGAAGGAGCTGTCCAGGCTGAGACAGCAGAAGGCAGAGGCCTCCATCAGGGAGAAACAGGTGGACGAGTTGTTGAACACCATACAGAGGACAGAGCAACAGAGGAACAAGGATCTGGAGGACTtggagaagatgaagaagatgtACACTAGGGATAAAGAGATGTTGGAGTGCAAGCTGTTGGAGACGGAAGCGATCCTCCGGGAGACCAGCGAACGATGCGAGATGCTCACCAAGGAACTAGCCTCTAGCCACAGGACGGTGGAACATCTTCAGTCCGAGATCACTTCTTTGAGCGATCGATTGTCGCAAG GAATCGAGGAGAACGAGCGTTTGTACACCAAGGTCAGAGAGCTAGAAGAGAAGGGTGGATTATCTGCTTCGAGGGAGCGAGGGAGGAGCTTCGACTCGCTGAGCGACCTGACGAACATTGAGCTGGACCTGGACTTGAATTCTCTGGACAAAGAGAG AATCATGGAAGAGTACGACGAGCTCCGCAGCCGTTTCGAGAAGGCGATTCTGGAGATACGAGCGATGCGGAAGGAGCTTCGCGAGGCTCACGCGAtgcaggacgccctggagcTGGAGATCTTCGCGCACAAGCAGGACGCAGCTAGCGTCAGCGAGACGAACCAGGCGCAGGTTCAATTGATGGCGGCGAGGATCCAGGACCTGACCAACAAGCTGGCCGCCAGCGAGAAGCAAGTGCGAACATTAAAGCAGAAGCTGACAAAGGCAGAGGCTAGGGACAAAAGGAGATCGTTGTCGTTGAAGGGTCGCGAGTCCTTTCAAATCTCGCAGGAGATGGAGGACAAACTGCTGGATCTGGAGAACAAAATCTGCGCGATCGAGCGCGGAAAGACCATCAGCTCCAGTGGCTCTAAGGAGTCGAGTCCGAATCCAAAGAAAGAGAAGCGAACGAAGAACCTGGACCGCACGAGGTTGCGAAGGAAGTCACTGGACAGCGCGACGAGTTCCGAGCCGATGAAGGTGTTAATCAGACTGAGCACACTGGAAACAAAAGTAGCGAACGTCACGGAAAGTATGGCGAGCGACGCGGAAAAGGACTCCAGCGAATGCAGCGAAGTTAGCGCGTCGTCTACCAGTGAAGTGTCCTTGGAGATCATCGCCAGGTTAAGGAAGCTAGAACGCGTGGTGTCCAAGTCGAAGAGGAGACTGGAGAAGTGTCTGGGCTCGACCCAGGCGGAGGACAAGGCGGAGAAGTGTCTGCGCGAGGTGAACGACATCCTCGACTCGTGTTTAGAATGTAAGAAAAGCCAAGCTAGCGCTCAAGCGACCGAGTCAGTAGGGGTAGTGGTATCTAGGCTAGAGACTATACTTAAGGATAAGCTGAGCGAACTGGCGGCGAGGCGGCAGGCGCTCGCGCAGAACGGCCAACTGGATGAACGGGAGAAGACCAAGCTGATCGCGGAGCGGGTCGCGTTCGAGTTCGTCGTTCTTAGGCAGATCAGGTGCGCGATCGGCCGTACCTTCGAGAGGAGCGCCGTTCTCAGTGAACTGGTCGAAACTAGTCAGCTTGCCTCAAGCCTAATGCGTAAGATTCACGGAACTAAGCCCAAAACGTACCAAAACACCAGTTACATTCAGTATCTTACTAAAGTGTTAGCGAATAAGTTAGTACTGGTAGGCGGTGTAACCGCGACAGAGACGTCGAAGGAGGTAACTGCAGCTCGCGGCGAGAGTCTGAGCTTCCTGCTGCAGAAACAGCGGGAGGTGAACGAGATTGTGAGGAGGTACAAGGAAACGAAATTGAGGCAGCTCGCGGAAGCCCTGGCTGTAGAGACTTTGAGCATGTCTGAACAGGAAGATCTTGGCAAAACGGTGTCCAACTCGAATAAGAAATTGTTAGAGGATCGAAGAATTAGAGAAGCCTGGGCGCTGGCTCAAGAGACCGTCAGCAAAGAGCTTGTACAGTCAGAAGTCTCTCACGTGATCATGCGTTGCGGACAGATGTACGAGCAGAACATCACGAGCATCACCGACACCTGCCTCACGTTGGAACCCGCGGATAGCATAGCCATGGAATCTTGGATCGACGCGGCTCAAGCCAGGCTTAGACAAGAAGTAGAGGTATCCACTCGCGAGCTGTCCGAGGCCTACGAGGATTGTCTGCGGCAGATGAAGAAGAACAAGACGAGCGTGGAGAGCAAGTACGAGTCCCGGCAGCTGCTCAATGACTACGCGGACGTGATCGCGCACAAAGCTTTAATCGATGCGAGGATCGGTCTGCTCCAGGAGAACGCGCGGTCCGTGAACACCTTCTCCGGGGAGACTTTTGTATCTAGTCTGATCCGAAACGACGAGCTCCTCTCGTCTCTGCTCGGGGATGACCGCGAATTACAGGGTAGCAATCCGATCCTCGACGCGGAGTACAGTTACCTTTACCAACAGTTCAGCAAGGAGTGTGAGGAGAGGGTCTCCGGGAAGCGGGGCTCGAAGGATCAGCTGAAGAACGTCAGTCAGAGCCTGCTCTACCTGGAGGAGGACCTGATTGATTTAGCCAAGAAGGTGCGTGACAAAGACGGCGAGAAGGTGGGCTGCTGGTCACCGAAATCCACGGCCAGCGATTGGAGCAGCGTTTGCGAGAAGTGCTCGCAGCTGCGCGAACACATTAAGAGGTTGAGGGACTATATGAACAGCGTAGCCTGCAAGCAGTGCGATCAGCTGCAGGAGACAATCGAAAGGATCACCGCGGATCATCACGAGGAACTGGAGACGCTGAAGAGGAATCAAGAGAGGGATTTAATGGACATCAAGGGGGAACTCGATAATCAGAGACAGTCATTGACGTCGCAGTATGAGCAAGAGGCGGCTAGTCTCAGGGAGAAAGCTAGGAAACTGGAGCATAGGTTGAACGCGATGGACTCTGAGCATTCGGCTCACGTGAACGAGCTGAGGGCAGCTTATCAAAGATCTATGAGCGCTGAGCTAGACACCGATGCGGAGACCAGGAAGAGGTACAAGGAGGAAATCAAGCAGTTGCGAGCATTGTGCGAGAAAGGACTATTGGCTATGGAGAACTCTCACAGGAGGATCATATCAGAGATGGAGGAGAAGCATCGACAGGAGCTAGAGAATTTGAGGGTGGAGAAGGAGCAAGCGTTGTCGGAGGAGACTCAGGCGACTCTCGCGGCGTTGGATGCTATGAGGAAGGCTCATGAGCACGAAGTGCAGAAGGAGATCGCGAAATTTAAGCAGGAATTCATTAAGCAGATGCAGGCGAGAGAGGATATCGGCGTGCTTCACAAGGAACACGA AGAGGAAATGGAAGAGATAAAGCAAGAGATTCTATCGTTATCCGCCAAGTACTCGTCCAAGTGTGTGGAGTCCGCGGCTTTGGAAGAGAAGGTAGGTTCCTTGACGAAGCAGCTCACCCAGGCCCAGCAACACATCATGCAGCTGGACGCGAGGAACAAGCAGCTTAGGGCGCATCTGGTGTTAGAAACGAACGACACCGGCATCAACGACACCATGCAAATGCTGCGGGGCAGGGAGAACGAGATAGCGGAACCGAGGGAAGAGATCCACAGATTGCAACAACTGAAG GTGGCACAGCAGAGATGCGAGTCGGCGGCGCTGGCACCCGGTGGCAGGACGGCAAGCAAAGTGAAAAGCAGCGCCAACCGGAGGCATTCGGCCTCCGTGCCGACGATCCTCGCACGTCCCGCCTCACCCCGGAACCCCCAGCTCTCTCCGTTGCAG AGCTGA